The following proteins come from a genomic window of Carassius auratus strain Wakin chromosome 18, ASM336829v1, whole genome shotgun sequence:
- the LOC113118484 gene encoding tumor protein p53-inducible protein 11-like, with protein sequence MATKPHPPLMKKHSQTDLVSRLKTRKILGVGGEDDDGEVHRSKISQMLGNEIKFAVREPVGLRLWILFSAVVFTVMALMALAFPNQLYEVVFDQEQTATSISIRLYGGAILSLSLIMWNGLYTAEKVIIQWTLLSEACYFAIQFLVTSITLVELDSLPNAAILLLLSRIFFLTVTLSYYYHLGRRPKKI encoded by the exons ATGGCCACTAAACCTCATCCacctctgatgaagaaacacagtcAGACCGATCTGGTGAGCCGACTCAAAACACGCAAGATCCTGGGGGTCGGTGGAGAGGATGATGATGGAGAAGTGCATAGGTCAAAG atcAGTCAGATGCTGGGGAATGAGATCAAGTTTGCGGTTCGAGAGCCTGTGGGACTGAG ATTGTGGATCCTCTTCTCCGCTGTGGTTTTCACAGTCATGGCCCTTATG GCTCTAGCCTTCCCTAACCAGCTGTATGAAGTTGTATTTGATCAAGAACAGACAGCCACCAGCATCTCTATACGTCTCTATGGAGGGGCCATTCTCA GTCTTTCTCTGATCATGTGGAATGGCTTGTACACTGCTGAGAAGGTTATCATCCAGTGGACGTTACTTAGTGAGGCCTGCTACTTTGCCATCCAGTTTTTAG TGACCTCCATCACTCTGGTGGAACTGGACTCTTTACCAAATGCtgccatcctcctcctcctcagtcGCATATTCTTCCTCACTGTCACACTGTCCTACTACTACCATCTGGGACGCCGGCCCAAGAAGATCTGA